The following proteins are co-located in the Xyrauchen texanus isolate HMW12.3.18 chromosome 43, RBS_HiC_50CHRs, whole genome shotgun sequence genome:
- the LOC127636017 gene encoding inositol polyphosphate 5-phosphatase K-like yields the protein MDPMQPVKSCSMPEVSTGVLGLHKPAALLGNPCNLTKSSHCQLDMTGNSLVSGQAQALQLNPAVQERGQIDLGTQATSRISISRPRPTALGSKAAIKVSRSTEPNFLSNSSTESSLPYYSSKNLQLSPTSQLGLNPPSIAPALLSHPSQPIRANTHNNFIAIPIPNPNPSPPSKPIPQPIQSPEPQIPNTGDTDKKLNNTISKEGNFRVHIVTWNVGSAMPPDDITSLFGPGVENGSTDMFVIGLQEVNSMINKRLKDALFTDQWSELCMDTLSRFGYVLVASQRMQGVFLLVFSKFCHLPFLRGVQTQSTRTGLGGYWGNKGGVSARMMVFGHPVCFLNCHLPAHMRNLEQRMEDFESILQQQQFEGGAAVGVLDHDVVFWFGDLNFRIEGLDIHVVKSAIENDRLPLLWEKDQLNMAKKSETVLEGFMEGPLQFPPTYKFDVGTHTYDTSAKKRKPAWTDRILWRLRRTGSPVPSHNSALQRGLTSWLGGATRVSQQFYRSHMGFTISDHKPVSALFSLHFPFKVNLPLVTLEVEKEWTKFSDAIVNLTMATGFQRSSWDWVGLYKVGFKHHKDYAAYVWAKSEHSMQVTFSEEDLPRDPGEYILGYYSNNINSIVGVTEPFQVHLPMTTPPAPVCRSHSDSSDISSEDDSTLVLLAPSSRSPSPGKRHHHHQKRQRSRSPAVPALSSSPLPSLQSLSLCSRPRDTASSSSPRPSGKVKKERLVSPDTLTSPSLSPLSPRSPGSPRNGVSAPEALIAAILGEHRLAQIGKAGDAIL from the exons ATGGATCCAATGCAGCCTGTTAAGAGCTGCTCAATGCCGGAAGTATCTACTGGAGTTCTTGGTCTCCACAAACCAGCAGCCCTGCTTGGAAACCCCTGCAACCTGACCAAATCTTCACACTGTCAGTTGGACATGACTGGAAACTCTCTAGTGTCAGGACAAGCCCAGGCATTGCAGCTAAACCCAGCTGTTCAAGAAAGAGGCCAAATAGACTTGGGCACACAGGCCACTAGTCGCATCAGCATCAGTCGACCCAGGCCAACGGCATTGGGGTCCAAGGCAGCAATCAAAGTCTCCAGATCTACTGAGccaaacttcctgtcaaactccTCAACGGAGTCATCGTTGCCTTACTACAGCTCCAAAAACCTGCAGCTCAGTCCCACCTCTCAACTCGGCCTTAACCCACCATCAATTGCCCCAGCACTTCTAAGCCATCCATCACAGCCCATCCGTGCTAACACACACAATAACTTCATCGCCATACCAatccccaacccaaaccccagcCCGCCATCAAAACCAATTCCACAACCAATCCAAAGCCCAGAACCACAGATACCCAATACAGGAGACACTGACAAAAAGCTGAACAATACCATAAGCAAGGAGGGTAATTTTAG GGTGCATATAGTCACGTGGAATGTAGGCAGTGCTATGCCACCTGATGACATCACGTCCTTGTTTGGGCCTGGTGTTGAAAATGGGAGCACTGACATGTTTGTTATTGG ACTGCAGGAAGTGAACTCCATGATAAACAAGCGACTCAAAGATGCTCTCTTTACTGACCAGTGGAGTGAGCTTTGCATGGACACGCTCAGTCGTTTTGGATATGTGCTG GTGGCTTCTCAAAGGATGCAGGGGGTATTCTTGTTGGTGTTTTCCAAATTCTGCCACCTTCCCTTCCTCAGGGGAGTGCAAACCCAAAGCACACGCACTGGCCTGGGAGGCTACTGG GGGAATAAAGGGGGCGTGAGCGCACGCATGATGGTTTTCGGACACCCTGTATGTTTTCTGAACTGCCACCTGCCGGCTCACATGCGGAACCTGGAGCAGCGGATGGAGGACTTTGAAAGCATcctgcagcagcagcagtttGAGGGCGGAGCCGCAGTCGGCGTGCTGGATCATGA TGTGGTGTTCTGGTTTGGTGATCTGAACTTCAGAATCGAAGGTTTAGATATACATGTGGTGAAAAGTGCAATTGAAAATGACAGACTGCCTCTGCTATGGGAGAAAGATCAG CTCAACATGGCCAAAAAAAGTGAGACTGTGCTGGAGGGATTTATGGAGGGACCCCTCCAGTTTCCTCCAACATACAAGTTTGATGTGGGAACACACACTTATGACACTAG tgcaaaaaaaagaaagccaGCATGGACAGATCGCATCTTGTGGCGTCTGCGCCGAACAGGTTCTCCTGTGCCTTCCCATAATTCTGCTCTGCAGCGGGGTCTGACCTCATGGCTGGGCGGAGCCACCAGAGTCTCCCAGCAGTTCTACCGCAGTCACATGGGCTTTACCATCAGCGATCACAAGCCTGTATCCGCCCTCTTCTCTTTGCAC TTTCCCTTTAAGGTAAACCTGCCATTAGTAACACTGGAAGTGGAGAAAGAATGGACCAAATTCTCTGATGCTATAGTAAATCTGACGATGGCAACCGGCTTTCAGAGAAGTTCATGGGACTGGGTGGGATTGTACAAG GTGGGATTTAAGCACCACAAGGATTATGCTGCCTATGTATGGGCCAAATCTGAGCATTCAATGCAG GTGACATTCTCCGAGGAGGATTTGCCCAGAGACCCGGGGGAATATATTCTGGGATACTACAGTAACAACATCAACAGCATTGTTGGAGTGACTGAACCATTTCAG GTGCATCTGCCCATGACCACACCCCCTGCGCCAGTGTGCCGTTCACACTCGGACAGTTCTGACATCAGCTCTGAGGATGACAGTACACTGGTCCTGCTGGCCCCAAGTTCTCGCAGCCCCAGTCCGGGCAAACGGCATCACCACCACCAGAAACGCCAGCGCAGCCGTAGTCCTGCTGTGCCAGCGCTCTCCTCCTCACCTCTTCCCTCCCTTCAGTCTCTCAGCCTCTGCTCACGCCCCCGTGACACCGCCTCCTCCTCATCCCCGCGCCCTTCTGGCAAAGTCAAAAAAGAGCGTTTGGTTTCTCCAGACACATTAACCTCACCCTCCCTCAGTCCTCTGAGCCCACGGAGCCCCGGATCCCCCAGGAACGGAGTCAGCGCTCCGGAGGCTCTGATAGCAGCCATATTAGGAGAGCACAGGCTGGCTCAGATAGGCAAAGCAGGGGATGCCATTCTATGA